In one Spirosoma rigui genomic region, the following are encoded:
- a CDS encoding tetratricopeptide repeat protein, whose amino-acid sequence MRYLLIFVLMVHIAHAQDFVWTPGLQRTFSDLQKLRTLADGPVASREPANGVTIFVDDYADMLRLVTSDDDRLFDQLSEQESARLDALKRLDSDSPWQRVFQAEVRLHWAFVKLKFGREVSASWDVIRAYKLLVENQKRFPDFLPTYKSLGTLHIMIGSVPESYMWVANLIGLRGNIRQGQQELQRAQQDPLFGLEARLIDLMVRAYVLSFTDTDGQALQRLVRDNPDNLLLHFFGATIEQKNGHSEQALTYLLNRPTGSGYQSLPVIDNILGDIYLQKGQYPTAETHFKRFLQTYKGQNFLKDSYYKLFLCYWLANQPDAKARPFLTRVPAVGRTTVESDKAAQKFADAYLKRGVSAQQKILMRARLASDGGFTDSALAYLRPYTEARFATLADRAEYNYRLGRIFQRRNDPDQAIPFLTRSLTLSEPDQLSFGATSALQLGYIYKQKNDRPRARSFFQKALSFKHHEYKNSVDNKARAGMSSL is encoded by the coding sequence ATGCGTTACCTGCTGATTTTCGTACTGATGGTACACATTGCCCACGCGCAGGACTTTGTCTGGACACCGGGGTTGCAGCGTACCTTCTCCGACCTGCAAAAACTACGCACCCTGGCAGACGGTCCGGTAGCCAGCCGCGAACCGGCCAATGGCGTCACTATCTTCGTCGATGACTATGCCGACATGCTCCGGCTTGTTACTTCCGACGATGACCGGCTTTTCGATCAACTCAGCGAGCAGGAAAGCGCACGGCTCGACGCCCTCAAACGGCTGGACAGCGACTCGCCCTGGCAGCGCGTGTTTCAGGCCGAAGTACGGCTGCACTGGGCATTCGTGAAACTTAAATTCGGCAGGGAGGTAAGTGCCAGCTGGGATGTGATCCGGGCGTATAAGCTGCTGGTAGAAAATCAGAAACGGTTTCCCGATTTTCTGCCGACCTACAAATCGCTCGGCACGCTGCACATCATGATCGGTTCGGTGCCTGAGAGCTATATGTGGGTAGCTAATCTGATTGGTCTGCGCGGCAACATCAGGCAAGGCCAGCAGGAACTGCAACGTGCGCAACAGGACCCTTTATTCGGCCTCGAAGCGCGGCTCATTGACCTGATGGTGCGGGCCTACGTCCTGTCGTTTACTGATACCGACGGGCAGGCGTTACAGCGGTTGGTGCGCGACAATCCCGATAACCTGTTACTGCATTTTTTTGGCGCAACCATTGAGCAGAAAAACGGCCACAGCGAACAGGCACTCACCTATCTGCTTAACCGTCCAACGGGTTCCGGCTATCAGTCGCTACCCGTCATCGACAACATACTGGGAGATATCTACCTCCAGAAAGGACAATACCCAACCGCCGAAACCCATTTCAAGCGCTTTCTACAGACCTATAAGGGACAGAATTTCCTAAAAGACTCGTACTATAAACTGTTTCTCTGCTACTGGCTGGCCAACCAGCCGGATGCTAAAGCCCGCCCTTTTCTGACCCGCGTTCCGGCTGTGGGCCGGACAACAGTGGAATCGGACAAAGCGGCCCAGAAGTTTGCCGACGCCTATCTTAAACGGGGCGTATCAGCCCAGCAGAAAATACTGATGCGAGCCCGACTAGCCTCTGACGGTGGATTCACCGATAGTGCACTGGCTTACCTGCGCCCCTATACCGAAGCCCGTTTCGCAACCCTTGCCGACAGGGCCGAGTACAACTACCGCCTGGGCCGTATCTTCCAGCGTCGCAATGACCCTGACCAGGCTATCCCCTTTCTTACCCGCAGTCTTACCCTGAGCGAACCCGATCAGTTATCGTTTGGCGCTACCTCGGCACTACAGTTGGGCTATATCTACAAACAAAAGAACGACCGCCCCAGGGCGCGGTCGTTCTTTCAAAAAGCCCTCAGCTTCAAGCACCACGAGTACAAAAATAGCGTGGATAACAAGGCCAGAGCCGGAATGAGCAGTTTGTAA
- a CDS encoding zinc ribbon domain-containing protein, whose protein sequence is MELTIAQKLDALLKLQTLDSQLDELVKIRGGLPEEVRDLEDDIAGFETRIGKFQAEIKTLDEEIERNRVAKKDAEKLITKYKDQQMNVRNNREFDAISKEIELQSLEIELADKRIGEAQFRVRGKEEEIKTTQAALNERKEDLKAKKAELDQITSESQEEEKAIIVERDHQATTIEPRLINSYNKIRGNALNGLAVVMVKRGACGGCFNVVPPQRQADIKDKKKIIVCEHCGRIFADVEGVPEPAPTGKGR, encoded by the coding sequence ATGGAACTCACAATTGCGCAAAAATTAGATGCTCTTCTTAAGCTGCAAACCCTTGATTCTCAACTAGACGAACTCGTTAAAATTCGCGGAGGGTTGCCCGAAGAAGTTCGCGACCTCGAAGACGACATTGCCGGCTTCGAGACGAGAATTGGGAAGTTCCAGGCCGAAATAAAGACCCTCGACGAAGAAATTGAACGCAATCGCGTTGCTAAAAAAGACGCGGAGAAGCTGATCACCAAGTACAAGGATCAGCAGATGAATGTTCGCAACAACCGCGAGTTCGATGCGATCTCGAAAGAAATCGAATTGCAGTCGCTCGAAATTGAACTGGCCGACAAACGTATTGGCGAAGCCCAGTTCCGGGTTCGGGGCAAAGAAGAGGAAATCAAAACGACGCAGGCTGCTCTCAACGAGCGCAAGGAAGACCTGAAAGCGAAAAAGGCTGAACTGGATCAGATCACGTCGGAAAGTCAGGAAGAAGAAAAGGCGATCATTGTGGAGCGCGACCATCAGGCAACTACCATCGAGCCGCGCCTGATCAACTCCTACAACAAAATTCGCGGTAACGCCCTCAACGGTCTCGCTGTTGTAATGGTGAAGCGGGGTGCGTGTGGCGGCTGTTTCAACGTAGTGCCCCCCCAGCGGCAGGCGGATATCAAAGACAAAAAGAAAATCATCGTTTGTGAACACTGCGGTCGGATCTTCGCCGATGTAGAAGGTGTTCCTGAGCCAGCACCGACGGGCAAAGGCCGGTAA
- a CDS encoding Nif3-like dinuclear metal center hexameric protein → MPQLRQLAAHMEQLAPLAYQESYDNAGLLVGDPATEITGVLVTLDATEAVIDEAIVNGCNVVVAHHPIVFKGLKKFNGRTYVERAIIKAIKHDVALYAAHTNLDNVVGGVNFKIAEKLGLQNVQILAPKTQVLTKLVTFAPVADTQRILDALHAAGAGQIGKYDNCSFRVEGTGAYQPGLDANPVLGERGKYHQEAEHRIEVILPTHLQHHLLSVLQQVHPYEEVAYYLSPLANADQEVGSGAVGDLPTPLDEKAWLSYLRERMGLNLIRYTHVPGQTISRIAVCGGVGSFLLPDAIRAGADVFVTADYKYHEFFDAEDQISICDIGHYESEVFTKELIQQHLAKKFATFAVILSETNTNPIRYFY, encoded by the coding sequence ATGCCTCAACTTCGTCAACTGGCGGCTCATATGGAGCAGCTGGCACCCCTCGCCTATCAGGAATCATACGACAACGCCGGCCTGCTCGTTGGCGACCCCGCCACTGAGATTACGGGCGTACTGGTCACACTCGACGCCACGGAAGCGGTTATCGACGAAGCCATTGTCAACGGCTGCAACGTCGTCGTAGCGCACCACCCGATCGTGTTCAAAGGGCTGAAAAAATTCAACGGGCGTACGTACGTTGAACGGGCGATCATCAAAGCCATCAAACACGACGTAGCACTCTATGCCGCCCACACCAATCTGGACAACGTCGTGGGTGGTGTCAACTTCAAGATTGCCGAAAAGCTGGGTTTACAGAACGTGCAGATACTGGCCCCCAAGACGCAGGTGCTGACGAAACTGGTTACTTTCGCACCGGTGGCGGATACACAGCGTATTCTCGACGCTCTCCACGCAGCCGGGGCGGGCCAGATCGGTAAGTATGACAACTGCAGTTTCCGAGTGGAAGGCACGGGCGCTTACCAGCCCGGCTTAGACGCGAATCCAGTTCTGGGCGAGCGCGGCAAATACCACCAGGAAGCCGAGCATCGGATTGAGGTTATACTGCCTACTCACCTGCAACATCACCTCCTGTCGGTGCTTCAACAGGTGCACCCGTACGAAGAGGTAGCCTACTACCTGAGCCCGCTGGCCAATGCCGATCAGGAGGTTGGGTCCGGAGCCGTTGGTGATCTGCCCACACCCCTGGACGAAAAAGCCTGGCTGAGTTATCTACGGGAGAGAATGGGACTGAACCTGATCCGATACACGCACGTACCGGGGCAGACCATCAGCCGGATTGCCGTTTGCGGGGGCGTAGGAAGCTTTTTGCTGCCCGATGCCATTCGGGCCGGTGCCGACGTATTCGTCACAGCCGACTATAAATACCACGAGTTTTTCGACGCCGAAGACCAGATCAGCATCTGCGACATCGGACACTATGAAAGTGAGGTCTTTACGAAGGAGCTGATTCAACAGCATTTGGCCAAAAAATTCGCTACTTTTGCGGTGATTTTATCCGAAACGAACACAAATCCGATTCGGTATTTTTACTAA
- a CDS encoding DUF6503 family protein translates to MSRLLSCLILLTALACQSGNDARSIINRSIEAHGGDAYQNKRIEFDFRQFHLVLEHQNGRYRYARTHRDSANVLVEEVLTNDGFSRSLNGKRQALDTAQTGKYSRAVNSIAYFVLLPQKLADPAVLADYVGDSELDGQSYQKVRVRFRAEGGGKDHGDTFFYWFNQKTHTMDYLAYSEGGPRFRKAINPQTIGGIHFQDYINYKGDEKDTTSVATYDRRYAARQLPELSRIEQKNIRVVPLSN, encoded by the coding sequence GTGTCCCGCCTACTTTCCTGTCTTATCCTGTTAACGGCGCTGGCTTGCCAATCGGGCAACGACGCCCGATCGATCATTAACCGGTCCATCGAGGCCCACGGTGGCGACGCGTACCAGAACAAGCGTATCGAGTTTGATTTCCGGCAGTTTCACCTCGTTCTCGAACACCAGAATGGGCGGTATCGCTACGCCCGAACCCACCGCGATTCGGCTAACGTGCTCGTTGAGGAGGTACTGACCAATGACGGTTTTTCCCGTTCGCTGAACGGAAAACGGCAAGCCCTCGACACCGCCCAAACGGGTAAATACAGCCGGGCCGTCAACTCCATTGCTTACTTCGTGCTCCTGCCCCAGAAGCTGGCTGACCCGGCGGTACTGGCCGACTACGTGGGCGACAGTGAACTGGATGGGCAGTCGTACCAGAAAGTACGGGTCCGGTTCCGGGCCGAAGGGGGTGGTAAAGATCATGGTGATACCTTCTTTTACTGGTTCAACCAGAAGACCCATACCATGGACTACCTGGCCTACAGCGAAGGTGGACCCCGTTTTCGGAAGGCCATCAATCCACAAACCATTGGCGGTATCCACTTTCAGGATTACATTAATTACAAGGGGGATGAAAAAGATACAACCTCCGTTGCCACCTACGACCGCCGGTATGCAGCCCGGCAGTTGCCCGAACTGTCCCGGATCGAACAGAAAAATATTCGGGTAGTTCCCTTGTCGAACTAG
- a CDS encoding ThuA domain-containing protein, with amino-acid sequence MKNLRLPSRALLLAGVLAASMPVMDTPVWAQTTPKRATKPAVAAASNAVALNRVLVFSRTKGYRHGSIPAGKLAIMKLGRENGFAVDTTENAENINEANLKKYSAVIWLSTTGDVLNDAQQAAFERYIQAGGGYVGIHAAADTEYDWPWYNELAGAYFLDHPKQQNAEIEIVDKNHPATKMLPDRWKRFDEWYSYKSIGKDLKVLGKLDEKTYQGGKNGDNHPFIWHHDFDGGKAFYTGGGHTDESYTDPMFLQHILGGIKSVMATSLKFSQAKTQPFPEENRFDREILTASLDEPTELVVLDNGKVLFAERKGALKLYDPKKKSVKVVANFPVFTKFEYGLMGLNVDPNFKQNKWVYAYYSPLTGNTVADTAQHLSRFVYDDVKDTLLLNTEKVLLTVPVKRDGCCHTGGSIAWDRKGNLYLSAGDDTNPFNSNGFAPIDERKGRSGWDARLTSSNTNDLRGKIMRIHPEADGTYTIPEGNLFPKGTPKTRPEIYVMGNRNPYRISVDQRTGFLYWGEVGPDAGENSPKYGPRGHDEMNQARKAGYYGWPLFVADNRPYNARSFADSTTGALFDPMKPINDSPHNTGLTELPPAQKAFIYYPYADSPEFGAIVGKGGRNAMGGPVYYYDDYPESSVKFPRAYDGKFFAYDWMRDWIHPVTMKENGDFVKMETFMPSTKFSHIIDMQFANDGSLYTLEYGQQWFAANADARLSRITYNAGNRKPVAVASANKMVGSAPLTVKFDGKESMDYDNDALKYEWSFGKGMPKQTTVSPTVTFTKPGVYPATLRVTDAAGNVATKSMEIKVGNDEPKVDVAVAGNKTFYFPNKPVNYAVNVVDKEDGTLKKGINADDVTMTIDYLEGFDKTMLAQGHQANLGFSTGKRLIELSDCKSCHAIDKKSIGPAYIDVAKKYKGAFQIEGKLARKVINGGGGVWGEQAMSAHPQLKESEATDMVRYILSLADEKAANKQPLAGNYVPAQQKKDGSYVLTASYTDRGNGIVGPLTGSTSIALRSPMVKAVSADKKQDIFEYDIPKLGPAAIGTKSGSYLVFNDIDLTGIQGLTPSVFASNEQVAGGKLEARLDSPTGTLLGEAEVKQGAAGKINLPFRQPVSGVHKLYLVFVNPSAGQKALFAMDRVEFSTQGM; translated from the coding sequence ATGAAAAATCTACGGCTCCCCTCCCGCGCCTTGTTGCTGGCGGGTGTGCTGGCGGCATCCATGCCTGTCATGGATACGCCCGTATGGGCACAAACGACGCCCAAACGCGCTACGAAACCGGCAGTAGCAGCGGCTTCAAACGCCGTTGCCCTAAACCGGGTGCTGGTGTTTTCACGAACCAAAGGGTATCGGCACGGCTCCATTCCGGCGGGTAAGCTGGCGATCATGAAACTCGGCCGGGAAAACGGGTTTGCCGTTGACACCACCGAGAATGCCGAAAACATCAACGAAGCCAACCTCAAAAAGTACAGCGCCGTCATCTGGCTCAGCACCACCGGCGACGTACTCAATGATGCCCAGCAGGCCGCATTCGAGCGGTACATTCAGGCTGGCGGTGGTTATGTTGGTATTCACGCAGCCGCCGACACCGAGTATGACTGGCCGTGGTACAACGAACTGGCGGGAGCTTACTTCCTCGACCACCCAAAACAGCAGAACGCAGAAATCGAGATCGTCGACAAAAATCACCCGGCTACGAAAATGCTTCCCGACCGCTGGAAGCGCTTCGACGAGTGGTACAGTTACAAGAGCATTGGCAAGGATCTGAAAGTCCTCGGCAAACTTGACGAAAAGACCTACCAGGGTGGTAAGAACGGTGATAATCACCCCTTCATCTGGCACCACGATTTCGACGGAGGAAAAGCATTTTACACCGGTGGCGGTCATACCGACGAATCCTATACCGACCCAATGTTCCTCCAGCATATTCTGGGCGGCATCAAATCGGTGATGGCAACGAGCCTGAAATTCAGCCAGGCAAAAACCCAGCCCTTCCCCGAAGAGAACCGCTTCGACCGGGAGATTTTAACCGCCAGCCTGGACGAGCCAACAGAACTGGTCGTTCTGGACAACGGCAAAGTCCTGTTCGCTGAGCGGAAGGGTGCCCTGAAGCTCTACGATCCCAAAAAGAAGTCAGTGAAAGTCGTTGCCAACTTCCCCGTATTCACCAAGTTCGAATATGGGTTGATGGGGCTGAACGTCGATCCTAATTTCAAGCAGAACAAGTGGGTCTACGCCTATTACTCGCCCCTGACGGGTAATACCGTTGCCGATACCGCCCAGCACCTGTCGCGCTTCGTCTACGACGACGTGAAGGACACACTGCTGCTGAATACTGAAAAGGTCCTGCTGACGGTTCCCGTGAAGCGTGACGGCTGCTGCCACACCGGCGGCTCCATTGCCTGGGACCGGAAAGGGAATCTGTACCTGTCGGCCGGTGACGATACGAACCCGTTTAACTCCAACGGCTTTGCTCCCATCGACGAGCGGAAAGGACGTAGCGGCTGGGATGCCCGCCTGACGTCGAGCAACACGAACGATCTGCGCGGCAAGATCATGCGGATTCACCCCGAAGCCGATGGTACCTACACCATCCCCGAAGGAAACCTATTCCCGAAAGGAACGCCCAAAACCCGCCCTGAAATCTACGTCATGGGGAATCGGAACCCGTACCGGATCTCGGTCGATCAGCGCACGGGCTTCCTGTACTGGGGCGAAGTTGGGCCGGACGCGGGTGAAAACAGCCCAAAATACGGTCCCCGCGGGCACGACGAGATGAACCAGGCTCGTAAGGCCGGATACTATGGCTGGCCCCTGTTTGTGGCCGACAACCGCCCTTACAACGCCCGCAGCTTCGCGGACAGCACCACCGGTGCCCTGTTCGATCCCATGAAGCCTATCAACGATTCGCCCCACAACACGGGCCTGACGGAACTGCCACCGGCTCAGAAAGCATTTATCTACTATCCTTACGCCGACTCACCGGAGTTTGGTGCCATCGTTGGCAAAGGGGGCCGGAACGCCATGGGCGGTCCCGTCTACTACTACGACGACTATCCGGAATCGTCGGTGAAATTTCCCCGTGCTTACGACGGCAAATTCTTCGCCTACGACTGGATGCGCGACTGGATTCATCCGGTCACGATGAAAGAGAATGGCGATTTCGTCAAAATGGAGACATTTATGCCGAGCACGAAGTTTTCGCACATCATCGACATGCAGTTTGCCAACGATGGTTCGCTCTACACCCTCGAATACGGCCAGCAGTGGTTTGCCGCCAACGCCGATGCCCGCCTGTCGCGCATCACCTACAATGCCGGTAACCGCAAGCCCGTTGCGGTTGCCAGCGCCAACAAGATGGTAGGTTCGGCTCCGCTGACGGTGAAATTTGACGGCAAAGAGTCAATGGATTATGACAACGACGCCCTCAAGTACGAGTGGTCATTTGGGAAGGGCATGCCGAAACAAACGACGGTCAGCCCCACCGTCACGTTCACGAAACCCGGTGTATACCCGGCTACGTTGCGCGTCACAGATGCTGCCGGTAACGTAGCAACGAAGTCGATGGAGATCAAAGTCGGCAACGATGAACCTAAAGTTGACGTAGCCGTTGCGGGTAACAAAACGTTCTACTTCCCCAACAAACCCGTTAACTACGCCGTCAACGTAGTCGACAAGGAAGACGGTACGTTGAAGAAAGGCATTAACGCCGACGACGTGACGATGACCATCGACTACCTGGAAGGCTTTGACAAAACGATGCTTGCGCAGGGTCACCAGGCCAATCTGGGTTTCTCGACGGGTAAGCGGCTCATCGAACTGAGCGACTGCAAATCGTGCCACGCCATCGATAAAAAATCGATTGGACCGGCTTACATCGATGTAGCCAAGAAATACAAAGGCGCTTTCCAGATCGAAGGAAAGCTGGCTCGCAAAGTGATCAACGGCGGGGGCGGTGTCTGGGGCGAGCAGGCCATGAGTGCCCACCCCCAGCTGAAAGAAAGCGAAGCTACCGATATGGTACGCTACATTCTGTCGCTTGCCGACGAGAAAGCCGCCAACAAGCAGCCGCTGGCGGGTAACTACGTTCCGGCTCAGCAAAAGAAAGACGGCTCCTATGTTCTCACAGCCAGCTACACCGACCGGGGTAATGGTATTGTTGGTCCCCTGACGGGTTCAACGAGCATCGCCCTGCGGTCGCCAATGGTCAAAGCCGTTTCGGCCGACAAAAAGCAGGATATCTTCGAGTATGATATTCCCAAACTGGGACCGGCTGCAATCGGCACCAAATCGGGTAGCTACCTTGTGTTCAATGATATCGACCTGACCGGTATTCAGGGCCTTACCCCATCCGTCTTTGCCTCCAATGAGCAGGTGGCAGGGGGTAAGTTGGAAGCCCGGCTCGACTCACCCACGGGCACGCTGCTCGGCGAGGCTGAGGTGAAACAAGGCGCGGCCGGGAAGATAAACCTCCCATTCCGTCAGCCGGTTTCGGGGGTTCATAAGCTCTACCTGGTATTCGTAAACCCCAGTGCGGGCCAGAAAGCCCTGTTCGCCATGGACCGGGTAGAGTTTAGCACCCAGGGTATGTAA
- a CDS encoding META domain-containing protein, producing the protein MRILLFGLLLATASCRRPSTQIKSTLTPVNSPAPLADYSRYLKAGDAVVALGNEPSWSLTINPSKNILRFKTPAGDSITTPVPDRITEPNGGFRYAAEAGSDRIVALFRPDSCVDPMSGQRFDYRVDVTVRGKSYAGCGVSLQQVSLLQDIWVLAELNGKPIAATGSDRERPRLEIMLTEGRVTGTTGCNRLSGSVKADTRQLLFGPLITTKMACLNDSTNLERTFLTGLQTTPLLYRVGEGRLTLLSGNTPLMVFRKVD; encoded by the coding sequence ATGCGTATCCTGCTATTCGGACTTTTACTGGCTACCGCTTCCTGCCGTCGGCCATCCACCCAGATTAAATCCACACTCACGCCCGTGAACAGTCCAGCCCCGCTGGCAGACTACAGTCGCTACCTCAAAGCGGGCGACGCAGTCGTTGCCCTGGGCAATGAGCCATCCTGGTCGTTGACGATCAATCCATCCAAGAATATCCTGCGGTTTAAAACACCCGCGGGCGACTCCATAACCACACCCGTACCCGACCGGATCACCGAACCCAATGGCGGGTTCCGGTACGCAGCCGAAGCCGGGTCTGACCGGATTGTGGCTCTGTTCCGGCCCGACAGTTGTGTTGACCCCATGTCGGGGCAGCGGTTCGACTACCGGGTCGATGTGACAGTGCGGGGCAAAAGCTACGCAGGTTGTGGCGTTTCTCTCCAGCAGGTCTCCCTCCTGCAGGATATCTGGGTACTGGCTGAACTGAACGGCAAGCCAATAGCAGCAACTGGAAGTGACCGGGAACGACCCCGCCTAGAAATCATGCTCACCGAGGGGCGGGTTACCGGAACAACGGGTTGCAACCGGCTCAGCGGAAGCGTCAAAGCCGATACGCGCCAGCTCCTGTTTGGCCCGCTCATTACCACAAAAATGGCCTGCCTGAACGACAGCACCAATCTGGAAAGGACCTTTTTGACGGGACTCCAGACAACGCCACTTCTCTACCGGGTGGGCGAAGGCCGACTCACCCTACTGTCGGGCAACACCCCGCTAATGGTCTTCAGGAAAGTAGATTAA
- a CDS encoding glycoside hydrolase family 113: protein MTTRFFLLILVLLGCQATPPFQFIGSKLKGVNLVAPPHQPDSTALAPVRKMGGEWVAIVPYGFCRKGDPHFFFSENRPKERRNFGQWWGETPAGVAGTVRMARMQGLKTMLKPHVWMQGGSHLDLEFTTEADWKSFEHDYAQYVLYFAKVADSLHVDLYCITTELDRFAIARPAFWSSLIGQVRQIYKGKITYAANWDRYEKIPFWAQLDYVGVDAYFPLSDDREPSVREMVKGWKKHLKPLRDISTEYQKPVLFTEFGYRSCDHTARRPWESETDCVPNEAAQTNAYAALLEAVWPQPWFAGGFAWKWFMESDVRHRERDQYSPQGKPAEAVLTKGW, encoded by the coding sequence ATGACAACTCGCTTCTTTTTACTCATCCTGGTGTTGCTCGGCTGCCAGGCCACCCCGCCCTTTCAGTTTATCGGTTCAAAGTTAAAAGGCGTTAACCTGGTTGCACCTCCTCATCAGCCCGATTCAACGGCCCTGGCACCGGTTCGAAAAATGGGGGGCGAGTGGGTAGCTATTGTCCCGTACGGATTCTGCCGAAAGGGCGACCCGCATTTTTTCTTCAGCGAAAATCGGCCCAAGGAGCGACGCAATTTTGGGCAGTGGTGGGGCGAAACTCCGGCCGGGGTAGCCGGTACCGTCCGGATGGCCCGGATGCAGGGACTCAAGACCATGCTCAAGCCGCACGTCTGGATGCAGGGGGGCTCACACCTCGACCTGGAATTTACCACCGAAGCCGACTGGAAATCATTCGAACACGACTACGCGCAGTATGTGCTCTACTTTGCCAAGGTTGCCGACTCACTCCATGTCGACCTCTACTGCATCACCACCGAACTCGATCGTTTCGCCATTGCCCGGCCTGCGTTCTGGTCATCGTTGATTGGGCAGGTCAGGCAGATTTATAAAGGCAAGATCACCTACGCAGCCAATTGGGACCGGTACGAGAAAATTCCGTTCTGGGCCCAACTGGACTACGTTGGTGTCGACGCTTACTTCCCGCTTTCCGACGACCGCGAACCTTCCGTCAGGGAGATGGTCAAAGGGTGGAAAAAGCATCTGAAACCACTTCGTGACATCAGCACGGAGTACCAGAAGCCCGTTTTATTTACGGAATTCGGCTATCGGAGTTGTGATCATACCGCCCGCCGGCCGTGGGAATCCGAAACGGATTGCGTCCCCAACGAAGCGGCCCAAACCAATGCTTACGCAGCCCTGCTGGAAGCCGTGTGGCCGCAGCCGTGGTTTGCCGGTGGTTTCGCCTGGAAATGGTTCATGGAATCCGACGTTCGCCATCGGGAGCGCGACCAGTATAGCCCGCAGGGAAAACCCGCCGAAGCGGTACTGACCAAAGGTTGGTAA
- a CDS encoding FG-GAP repeat domain-containing protein has product MRRIVSSLFVVLVMIGAIAPEPTIRFSRYFVAAESYESVAVFDVDKNDTLDIVSGDFWYEGPRFRKRHLIGNQPRHDQYYDDFSTIPMDVNDDGRQDFVTGGWFGGTLRWLENPGKDARWPIHTIATVGNVETARAWDVDGDGKLEVVPNNPNHPLKYVKLKTPGPDSANRFQIVTVAPTQDHGLGFGDVNGDGRGDFIVSKGWLEAPVDRTAGPWKLHPEFSLGTASVPIIVTDVNGDRLNDLIVGQGHGYGLHWYEQTRDASGKRGWTKHLIDDKNSQYHCMEWVDITGDGRPELLTGKRFRAHNGNDPGEEDPVGLYYFTWDTARKQFVKHDIAYGQAGVGKGTGIYFAIADLRKTGRSDIIVAGKDGLTVFFNEGKK; this is encoded by the coding sequence ATGCGTCGTATTGTCAGTAGCCTGTTCGTCGTGCTCGTCATGATCGGAGCCATCGCTCCCGAACCCACCATTCGGTTCAGCCGCTATTTTGTGGCTGCCGAAAGTTACGAGTCCGTTGCGGTGTTCGACGTCGATAAAAACGATACCCTCGACATTGTGTCGGGCGATTTCTGGTACGAAGGACCGCGATTTCGTAAACGACATCTCATCGGAAACCAGCCCCGGCACGATCAATATTACGATGATTTTTCGACTATTCCCATGGACGTCAATGACGACGGGCGGCAGGATTTTGTAACGGGCGGCTGGTTCGGTGGTACGCTCCGCTGGCTGGAAAATCCAGGAAAAGACGCGCGTTGGCCAATCCATACGATTGCGACGGTCGGGAATGTCGAGACGGCCCGGGCCTGGGATGTGGACGGCGACGGGAAGCTGGAAGTGGTCCCCAACAACCCTAATCATCCGTTGAAGTATGTGAAGCTCAAAACACCCGGTCCGGATTCGGCCAATCGGTTTCAGATCGTAACGGTAGCGCCCACGCAGGATCACGGTCTGGGTTTCGGCGACGTCAATGGTGATGGCCGGGGTGACTTTATCGTGAGCAAAGGCTGGCTCGAAGCCCCCGTTGATCGTACCGCCGGACCCTGGAAACTGCATCCGGAGTTTAGTCTGGGTACTGCCAGCGTACCCATTATTGTTACCGACGTTAACGGCGACCGGCTCAACGACCTCATCGTAGGGCAGGGCCACGGCTACGGGCTGCACTGGTACGAACAAACCCGCGACGCCAGCGGGAAACGGGGCTGGACAAAGCACCTCATCGACGATAAGAACTCTCAATACCACTGCATGGAATGGGTCGACATTACCGGCGACGGTCGTCCCGAACTCCTGACCGGCAAACGGTTTCGCGCCCACAACGGCAATGACCCCGGCGAAGAAGATCCGGTCGGGTTGTACTATTTCACCTGGGATACGGCCAGGAAACAGTTCGTAAAACATGATATCGCTTATGGTCAGGCCGGTGTCGGTAAAGGAACCGGGATCTACTTTGCCATTGCCGACCTGCGTAAAACGGGCCGGAGCGATATTATCGTAGCTGGCAAAGACGGCCTGACGGTATTTTTCAACGAAGGGAAAAAGTAG